The Amblyomma americanum isolate KBUSLIRL-KWMA chromosome 3, ASM5285725v1, whole genome shotgun sequence genome window below encodes:
- the LOC144123440 gene encoding uncharacterized protein LOC144123440, whose protein sequence is MYTPRIVDSALHSPALRTFLELGNTFVGRPRSHATLVCTVGAGLALRRAYPFDGVCDYIVFTHAVYNDRGAGSLRARGGQSWSWQFFLRQASAMTVTRLLPSFDWEVLVGALEPGLARRLNASLARERMHGLALFEVGIRPEQLPRVAAAMRLMAECNPGMFLALGVSFQGLHDGNALRLFPPGVLDKAVTPLSMLVLETHVPPQVDGQCRTALTSIPEPRAKDPEDQQQQLSLKGADRILALHPELKHVVGSGLIGCFSLFIGALVFNTSGQDGQLGAVCTSWFMEKLEKVRKHPSIRVDEQAWVAYGQDGDRFFSFEVIKGVANKVAPLLNATLLRDRTPCMALYNLELEDGSRSWSRSPERYVKMVDEVHALLRKRLRPAGSPPPEASGLWGYLFPS, encoded by the exons ATGTACACGCCACGTATCGTGGACAGCGCCTTGCACTCGCCCGCGCTGCGAACCTTCCTCGAGCTGGGCAACACGTTCGTCGGGCGACCCAGGAGCCACGCCACACTCGTGTGTACAGTGGGCGCCGGCCTCGCCCTCAGGAGGGCGTACCCCTTCGACGGCGTCTGCGACTACATCGTTTTCACGCACGCCGTGTACAACGACAGGGGGGCCGGAAGCCTACGGGCACGTGGAGGCCAGTCCTGGAGCTGGCAGTTCTTCCTCCGACAGGCGTCCGCCATGACCGTCACGCGCTTGCTACCGTCGTTCGACTGGGAGGTTCTAGTTGGCGCGCTTGAGCCGGGCCTAGCTCGGCGCCTTAACGCCAGCCTCGCCCGGGAGCGGATGCATGGTTTGGCGCTCTTCGAAGTCGGCATCCGGCCGGAGCAGCTGCCGCGAGTCGCTGCCGCCATGAGGCTTATGGCCGAATGCAATCCCGGCATGTTCCTCGCTCTCGGCGTAAGCTTCCAGGGTCTTCACGATGGCAACGCCTTGCGACTGTTTCCGCCAGGAGTCCTGGACAAAGCGGTGACGCCACTGTCGATGCTGGTGCTGGAGACTCACGTGCCGCCGCAGGTCGATGGTCAGTGCCGCACGGCCCTGACGTCGATACCGGAGCCTCGTGCCAAGGACCCTGAAGATCAGCAGCAGCAACTTTCGCTGAAAGGCGCTGACAGGATTCTGGCACTGCATCCAGAACTGAAGCACGTCGTTGGCAGTGGACTGATTGGATGCTTCTCTCTGTTCATTGGTGCCCTCGTCTTCAACACGAGCGGGCAGGACGGGCAGCTTGGAGCAGTTTGCACGTCGTGGTTCATGGAGAAACTCGAAAAG GTGCGCAAGCATCCCAGCATCCGAGTGGATGAGCAGGCCTGGGTGGCGTACGGTCAGGACGGCGACCGCTTCTTCAGCTTCGAGGTCATCAAAGGGGTCGCGAACAAGGTGGCGCCGCTGCTGAACGCCACCCTCCTGCGCGACCGGACGCCCTGCATGGCGCTCTACAACCTCGAGCTGGAAGACGGCAGCCGCTCCTGGTCGCGCTCGCCGGAGCGCTACGTCAAGATGGTCGACGAAGTGCACGCTCTCTTGCGCAAGCGCCTACGCCCCGCCGGGTCACCGCCTCCTGAAGCCTCGGGTCTTTGGGGCTATCTGTTTCCGTCCTAA